The segment TCCGCAGCTTTGTTTCGGCATTCAATTTTTTGTCTCCTATTTCACGGTGGCCAAATGGATAGATGTTTCCACTATAGTTATAGGCACCGCAATCAACACATGGTTAATTGCCGCTATTTTAAGCTCCAAAGACCTACGATCGCGCATGCGTAATAAAATGCTTATCGGCATGTGCTTCCAGCATCTCTTTGAGGTTCTGATTTATTTACCGCTACAACTGAAGGTCAACGATGAGTATAAGATACTCTATCAATGCCACTTCGCAAAGGCTTATATATTAGTCTTCTATTCCAACGAATTCGTTTCTAACTGGAATTTCGTAATGATTTTAGCGTTTGCTGTTTATACCGCTCATGGATCTGAAGTCTTCTCCAAGATGATTGGCTACAAGCGTGTTATTGGCTCCTACGGTGTCCTCTTGGCGCCATGGCTCAGTTCATTCATCTTCATGCTGCCGATCGTGTTCGGCTTTCAATTCGCCTCCATCTCCCAGAATCCTTCAGGCGTCTGCAAAGGCGACCAGGCCCGGACGAGGCCGATAATATTAACACTAACCGTCGGCATCCCAGTGACTCTAGTAGTGATGCTCTTTGCGGCTTTGGTCTTCTTGAAACGTAGGCGCCAAGCGATGGAGAAGCAGGACGAGGATATGTCACAGCAGTTGATTGATGAGAGTTCGGAAGCTGACCCTCTCGCTCCATTTGTAGCATTTGTTCTGATTGTCGTTCTCTGCGACATCTGGATTTTGAATATGTTTCAAGTCGTGGACATTTACAAGGACTGCGCAAAGTAAGTGTTTTTGATTGTTAATTTAAATGTCAATATTTCTAAAGAATGCGTACTCTATCTAAAGTATTCTACAACCTTCATATTGCACAtatgatctatttttttttataaa is part of the Biomphalaria glabrata chromosome 10, xgBioGlab47.1, whole genome shotgun sequence genome and harbors:
- the LOC106069226 gene encoding uncharacterized protein LOC106069226, translating into MASNISLGNVTKETPQLCFGIQFFVSYFTVAKWIDVSTIVIGTAINTWLIAAILSSKDLRSRMRNKMLIGMCFQHLFEVLIYLPLQLKVNDEYKILYQCHFAKAYILVFYSNEFVSNWNFVMILAFAVYTAHGSEVFSKMIGYKRVIGSYGVLLAPWLSSFIFMLPIVFGFQFASISQNPSGVCKGDQARTRPIILTLTVGIPVTLVVMLFAALVFLKRRRQAMEKQDEDMSQQLIDESSEADPLAPFVAFVLIVVLCDIWILNMFQVVDIYKDCAKILVLFILNILEGVRVLILPLVLLLFPEVRGQALQLFRFLRPKTKPALTFTYTKEV